The genomic window CCGGCGGTGATCTGCAGCATCTTGTCGCCGAAAGCCAAGCGCATCGGTGACATCTTCGCCGGCACCGTCGTCGTCAGCGAACGCGGTCCCCGGTTGGGTCCGCCACCGCTGATGCCGCCGGCACTCACCTGGTGGGCGTCCTCATTGCAGCTGTCCGGGCTCACCGCCGGGCAAGCCGAAGTCGCCCGCCAATTCCTGTCTCGCGCCCCACAACTCGCCCCAGCGCTGCGCGACCAGATGGCCTACCGGATCGCCAGCGATGTGCTGTCGCACATCGCGCCGCCACCACCTCCCGGGGTACCGCCGCAGTTGGTGCTCGCGGCCGTCCTCGCCGAACGTCACCGCCGGGAACTGGCCCGCATGCGGCCCGTGGCGCCTCAACCGACGCCGTGGCCCACGCCCATGGCGCCCGGCAGCGCGCCCTGGCCGGGGCAGCAACCGTCGCCGTGGCCGGCGGCCGCCGCACAGCCCGGACCACCGCCGCAACCGCCGAACACCGGCGGCTTCTCGCCCCCGAGCTAGTGCTGCACTGACAACGCGAGCAAGCCGACGTCGGCAATCAACAGCGCTATCCCGCACAGCGGTACCGCAATGCCGGCCCGCTTCTTGGCGGTGAAGACCGAGGTGACGATGACCGCCAGGGCCACGAAGGGCGGGCCGTAGAACAGCACGTCGAAGTTGACACCGGCACCCAGATTGGAGCACTGGCTGTCGATGCAGGAGTCGGTGCTCATCACCGCCCCAAGCGCAAACAACATCACGATCGCCGCGCCCGGCACCGTCAACAGGGCCAACACCCAGTTGACCCACGATCGATTTCCCACGCCGGGCTCTCCCTCACCCGGCCTCGGCTGCGTGGCGCTGCCCGGACCGGTCGGCAACGTGAGGTGGTGATTCTCGCCGTTCATTGCTCAGGTGCTACCCCGCCGCGGGGCGATGCAAACCGGCGATGACGCTCCCGGCGCCCGAAGTCCACATTGCGAAGCGATAGTTAGCGATATATCGTGATGCATAGGTAACACACCCGAGGGCGTCGCACTCGGCGCTTTCTTCAGAGAACTCAAGGAGACACTCATGCACAACCCATTCATTCCTCCCGGCGGGCCGTTCGGTGGGCGTCCCGGCTTCGGTTTCGGGCCGGGCCCCGCTCAGCGGCGCGCTCTGCATGACGCGAAGCGACACGCCAAACGAGAATTCTTCGAGCACCTGCGCGACCAGGCCGCCGGCCACGACGGGCCGATGGGCTTCGGCCCCGGTTTCGGGCCCGGTTTCGGCGGC from Mycobacterium kubicae includes these protein-coding regions:
- a CDS encoding RDD family protein, with product MSEVVTGDAVVLDVQIAQLPVRAVSALIDIFVMFIGYLLGLMLWAATLSQFDEALTVAFLIIFTVLVVIGYPLGWETATRGRSVGKIVMGLRVVSDDGGPERFRQALFRALASSVEIWMLFGSPAVICSILSPKAKRIGDIFAGTVVVSERGPRLGPPPLMPPALTWWASSLQLSGLTAGQAEVARQFLSRAPQLAPALRDQMAYRIASDVLSHIAPPPPPGVPPQLVLAAVLAERHRRELARMRPVAPQPTPWPTPMAPGSAPWPGQQPSPWPAAAAQPGPPPQPPNTGGFSPPS